Proteins encoded together in one Drosophila albomicans strain 15112-1751.03 chromosome 2R, ASM965048v2, whole genome shotgun sequence window:
- the LOC117573897 gene encoding ankyrin repeat and SAM domain-containing protein 1A has protein sequence MGKDQEFLEAARNGNISHIEKVLSQKGKRAGPLASLRRTGVNVQDSGGYSALHHACLNGHEDIVRLLLAHEASTNLPDSRGSSPLHLAAWAGETDIVRLLLTQPYRPANANLQTIEQETPLHCAAQHGHTGALALLLSHDADPNMRNSRGETPLDLAAQYGRLQAVQMLIRAHPELISHLSTAAVESATPSPSSPSSPSRHIFPHTCLHLASRNGHKNVVDVLLAAGVSVNLLTPSGTALHEAALCGKENVVRTLLRAGIDLSATDNEGRTALDILREFPPHVTKHIIAVINNFRHQMETDDGDEVIYRQHSSSGRGSQGGNQPQSQQHNSYNHYHFNSNNHLLNHSHSMQQSGYSKQRLSAGNGAHYNGGKSLDSALQPEDRFYQELNAHSPLHIQNDIGGGYSVSPSSSLSSFEPASVSPRSRCSTGTGTGNQPLQMSTFAPSGPPKKPPRRNLSVSPTHAGPGQQFSYSSPSSQGTAQGQGQGQQQRRRPPPTDSPYSHQSHGSVGGMSFDETQLRERQRSDRLYASARQSTRSAVTGGMNLSSSNDMLDRQCSSSELNSETSVQNSSGESPAPTTNSMKRPIPAQRSASTKLSKELLKSCENATLKSYNPNRKLKRNRNSCSLNVADKSEVGEQNCDPKQQIPSSPTHYKQPPTPDHPPPSSSQAERTIHERIRPLSQEYKRRSALLQLQAAQQLMIETGSSPSKLLPTLSTPGYDYDDTVTVVPRCPAPSSGSLSSSISCSDHSLSLSTDYVEEFVSDVPFAGLLKGATQTHKGQEQTQQEVPRIMRPPIATKPQVPERKFVKPPTTPTQQSAEIKLETNGNANGPTKVASEKSPAKSAARSPARSPGKSPAKSPISGQSIARNSLNLLSPFNAEEARKKISEIIENFGSGILNTNITPTHDIELDFEDLEVLPERRELAVRLRNAGLLHLERILFENGYDNYKFVRNVFEEPDIPLLHIPERDAAKLLRFVETLPPAEFLPQVPLKTQQENKQQGVASLQQWLHSISLPEYLEFFNKHLYNTIESVCGVWDVELQTVLEINKLGHRRRILQSLAYIRQMRESKSQKTPLAENNETNKMTTNGNKEATSVAPASSSGNHQAPTANTNALPHRNSITGYRKNRPAPPPPLAAVQKTATAPLQIRAPSELLLGLPASMRSTQWRHSAQTLLNENIKYEVQYLGSTVVKELRGTESTKKSIQKLKACSGEGQEEIAKQGAPLTLAICHRGVEFIDVASKRIICEHEIQNINCACQDSEDLRHFAYITKELDMHYCHVFLVPSTDLASEIILTLGQAFEVAYQLALRDGIATTPALLLDNGMLQGEFCGAGGGSK, from the exons ATGGGCAAGGATCAGGAGTTTCTGGAGGCAGCGCGCAATGGCAACATCAGCCACATCGAGAAGGTGCTCTCGCAAAAGGGCAAGCGAGCCGGTCCCTTGGCAAGCCTGCGACGCACTGGCGTCAATGTGCAGGACAGCGGAGGATATTCCGCGCTGCATCATGCCTGCCTCAATGGACACGAGGATATTGTGAGACTGCTGCTCGCCCACGAAGCTTCTACGAATCTGCCCGACTCGCGGGGATCTTCTCCGTTGCATCTGGCTGCCTGGGCAGGCGAGACGGACATTGTTCGGCTGCTGCTCACGCAACCTTATCGTCCGGCCAACGCCAATCTGCAGACCATTGAGCAGGAGACGCCGTTGCACTGTGCCGCACAGCATGGACACACGggagctttggctttgctgctCTCCCACGATGCGGATCCCAATATGCGCAACTCTCGCGGTGAGACGCCGCTTGATCTCGCTGCCCAGTACGGACGTCTGCAGGCTGTGCAAATGTTGATTCGTGCGCATCCCGAACTGATCTCGCATCTCAGCACAGCGGCTGTGGAGAGTGCGACGCCTTCGCcgtcgtcgccatcgtcgcCCAGTCGCCACATCTTTCCGCACACCTGCCTGCATCTGGCCAGTCGCAATGGCCACAAGAATGTGGTCGATGTGCTGCTCGCCGCTGGCGTCTCTGTGAATCTTCTGACGCCCTCGGGCACTGCGCTCCATGAGGCAGCGCTGTGTGGCAAGGAGAATGTTGTACGTACTCTTCTTCGTGCTGGCATCGATCTGTCTGCCACCGACAACGAGGGACGCACAGCTCTGGATATACTACGAGAGTTTCCACCACACGTGACTAAGCACATAATCGCAGTGATTAACA ATTTTCGTCACCAAATGGAGACAGATGACGGTGACGAAGTCATCTATCGCCAACACTCAAGCTCGGGGCGTGGCAGCCAGGGCGGCAACCAGCCGCAATCACAACAGCACAACAGCTACAATCATTATCACTTCAACTCCAACAATCACTTGCTGAACCACTCACACTCGATGCAACAGTCCGGCTACAGCAAGCAGAGACTTAGCGCTGGGAATGGAGCTCATTACAATGGCGGTAAGTCGCTGGACAGCGCTCTCCAGCCCGAGGACAGATTCTATCAGGAACTCAATGCGCATTCGCCGCTGCACATACAAAA TGACATTGGCGGTGGCTACAGCGTGAGTCCTTCGTCCTCGCTGAGCAGCTTCGAGCCAGCCTCTGTGTCGCCGCGTTCCCGCTGCTCTACCGGAACAGGAACAGGCAATCAGCCGCTGCAGATGAGCACCTTTGCACCCAGCGGACCTCCTAAGAAGCCGCCACGTCGCAATCTTTCAGTGTCGCCAACGCACGCTGGACCTGGGCAGCAATTCAGCTACAGCTCGCCATCGAGTCAGGGCACAGCGCAGGGTCAGGGACAAGGTcaacagcagcgacgacgTCCGCCACCCACCGACAGCCCGTATTCGCATCAGAGTCACGGCAGCGTTGGCGGCATGAGCTTCGACGAGACGCAGCTGAGGGAGCGACAGCGCAGCGATCGACTCTACGCCAGCGCCAGACAGAGCACGCGATCAGCGGTGACGGGTGGCATGAATCTCAGTTCCAGCA ATGACATGCTGGATCGTCAGTGCAGCAGCTCGGAGCTGAACAGCGAGACAAGCGTGCAGAACTCGAGTGGAGAATCTCCTGCTCCCACCACCAACTCGATGAAGCGTCCGATTccagcgcagcgcagcgccTCAACCAAGCTGTCCAAGGAGCTGCTCAAGTCCTGCGAGAATGCTACACTCAAATCGTATAATCCCAATCGCAAACTCAAACGCAATCGCAACAGCTG CTCACTAAATGTGGCGGATAAATCAGAGGTCGGCGAGCAGAACTGTGATCCTAAGCAGCAAATCCCGAGCAGTCCCACGCACTACAAGCAACCACCGACCCCGGATCATCCGCCTCCCAGCTCCAGCCAGGCGGAGCGCACCATTCACGAGCGCATTCGTCCGCTGAGCCAGGAGTACAAACGTCGTTCGGcactgctgcaactgcaggcGGCGCAGCAGCTGATGATCGAGACGGGCTCATCGCCATCGAAGCTGTTGCCCACCCTGAGCACACCAGGCTATGATTACGATGACACGGTGACCGTGGTGCCTCGCTGTCCGGCTCCCTCGTCGGGCTCCTTGAGCTCCAGCATCTCGTGCTCGGATCACAGTCTCTCGCTATCCACGGACTACGTGGAGGAGTTTGTCAGCGATGTGCCATTCGCTGGTTTACTAAAGGGAGCCACGCAGACGCACAAGGGGCAGGAACAGACGCAGCAGGAGGTGCCTCGTATCATGCGTCCACCCATCGCCACCAAACCTCAGGTGCCGGAGCGCAAATTTGTGAAGCCGCCGACGACGCCGACGCAGCAGAGTGCGGAGATTAAGCTGGAGACGAATGGCAATGCGAATGGTCCGACTAAAGTGGCCAGTGAGAAGTCGCCGGCGAAGTCAGCAGCCAGATCTCCAGCGAGATCTCCTGGCAAGTCGCCAGCAAAGTCTCCGATCAGCGGACAGTCGATAGCGCGCAACTCGCTGAATCTGCTGAGTCCGTTCAATGCGGAGGAGGCGCGGAAGAAGATCTCCGAGATCATTGAGAACTTTGGCAGCGGCATTCTCAACACCAACATCACGCCCACCCACGATATTGAGCTGGACTTTGAGGATCTCGAGGTGCTGCCCGAGCGTCGCGAGTTGGCCGTCAGACTGCGTAATGCAGGATTGTTGCACTTGGAGCGGATTCTCTTTGAGAACGGTTACGATAACTACAAGTTTGTG CGCAATGTGTTCGAGGAGCCGGACATTCCGCTGCTTCACATTCCGGAACGCGATGCCGCCAAGCTGCTGCGTTTTGTAGAGACTTTACCGCCAGCGGAGTTTCTGCCTCAGGTGCCCCTGAAAACACAGCAGGAGAACAAACAACAAGGCGTGGCCAGCCTGCAGCAGTGGCTGCACAGCATCTCTTTACCCGAGTACCTCGAGTTCTTCAA CAAACATTTGTACAACACCATCGAGAGCGTGTGCGGCGTGTGGGATGTGGAACTGCAAACGGTGCTGGAGATCAACAAGCTGGGACATCGACGACGCATCCTGCAATCCCTGGCTTACATTCGCCAGATGCGCGAGTCCAAGTCGCAGAAAACGCCGCTGGCCGAGAACAACGAAACTAACAAGATGACAACGAATGGCAACAAGGAGGCGACTTCAGTTGCACCTGCTTCGAGCTCCGGTAACCATCAAGCACCTacagcaaacacaaatgcGTTGCCACATCGCAACTCCATCACAGGGTACCGCAAGAATCG CCCTGCTCCACCACCTCCCTTGGCTGCGGTGCAGAAGACGGCAACTGCCCCGCTGCAGATACGTGCTCCCTCGGAGCTGCTGCTGGGATTGCCTGCCAGCATGCGCTCCACTCAATGGCGTCACTCGGCGCAAACTCTCCTCAACGAGAACATCAAATACGAGGTTCAG TACCTCGGCTCAACGGTTGTGAAAGAACTGCGTGGCACCGAGTCCACCAAGAAGTCCATACAGAAGCTGAAGGCCTGCTCCGGCGAGGGACAAGAAGAGATTGCCAAGCAGGGCGCGCCACTCACGCTGGCCATTTGCCACCGCGGCGTGGAGTTCATCGATGTGGCAAGCAAG CGCATTATTTGCGAGCACGAAATACAGAACATCAACTGTGCCTGCCAGGACTCCGAGGATCTGCGGCACTTTGCCTACATCACCAAGGAGCTGGACATGCACTATTGCCACGTGTTCCTGGTGCCTAGTACG GACTTGGCCAGCGAGATCATCCTCACTTTAGGTCAGGCCTTTGAGGTGGCCTATCAGCTGGCATTAAGGGATGGCATCGCCACAACCCCCGCCCTTCTCCTCGACAACGGTATGCTCCAGGGCGAATTCTGCGGCGCTGGCGGTGGCAGCAAATAG
- the LOC117573905 gene encoding myb-like protein X → MRCVLFCIILTLYVGVRGDSFKRKAFVRQPKCLYLVDPGPCHGKFQVYGFDPFANICSLFTYGGCGGNPNRFGDYSHCSRDCLVRAKETEPDDSYGEEIEEEEEEEEEDYEEEDEEEDKDKGDEKEKEKEKEDEDKDKGDHTDEKKDDSKEVSEKEKEEKNEEKEDEGKDEDDDDLAKENTDEKKEKEKQKTDEDEDEDKDKGDYTDEYKDDSFESPFGDQSKIRNKQKPKKKKGQAEDDDFDNNDEFDDFDSSNEQNTKLRNGYSKQLKTNDKNMEYGNDNHVNDPSKRRKGIQNIVEFIQQHQGNAKNNEKSTEKQ, encoded by the exons ATGAGGTGCGTTTTGTTCTGTATTATTCTGACTCTCTACGTGGGAGTTAGAGGTGATTCGTTTAAGCGAAAGGCATTTGTCAGGCAGC CGAAATGCTTGTACTTGGTGGATCCGGGACCTTGTCACGGCAAATTTCAGGTCTATGGCTTCGATCCCTTCGCCAACATTTGCAGCTTATTCACATACGGCGGTTGCGGAGGAAATCCGAATCGATTCGGCGATTATTCGCACTGCTCGAGGGATTGTCTTGTGAGGGCGAAGGAAACTGAACCTGACGATTCGTATGGCGAGGAAAtcgaggaagaggaagaggaggaagaggaggattACGAGGAGGAAGACGAAGAGGAAGACAAAGATAAAGGAGacgagaaagaaaaagaaaaagaaaaggaagatgaagacaaagacaaagggGATCATACCGACGAAAAGAAAGACGACTCGAAAGAAGTCTCAGAGAAggaaaaagaagagaaaaacgaagaaaaagaagacGAAGGCaaggatgaggatgatgacgaCCTCGCAAAAGAAAACACAGacgaaaaaaaggaaaaagaaaaacaaaagacagatgaagatgaagacgaagacaAGGACAAAGGTGATTATACCGACGAGTACAAGGACGACTCTTTCGAGTCTCCTTTCGGAGACCAAAgcaaaattagaaataaacaaaaaccaaaaaaaaagaaaggccAAGCTGAAGATGATGATTTTGACAACAATGACGAATTTGATGATTTTGATTCTAGTAATGAACAGAAcacaaaattaagaaatggTTACAGTAAACAACTGAAGacaaatgataaaaatatgGAATATGGAAACGACAATCACGTTAACGATCCATCAAAGCGACGTAAAGGGatacaaaatattgtagaattcattcaacaacatcaaggcaatgccaaaaacaatgaaaaaagcacagaaaaacaatga